In Phreatobacter stygius, a genomic segment contains:
- a CDS encoding DUF1203 domain-containing protein produces MHQFRCIPLDTGFAEKTRKSAIDDFGYPITRRVEAGKTYPCRHCLTEAPADNGMLLLSYQVPKPRSVYGHPTAIFMCGTECSQFTAENTIPDIVRNRLVVLRSYDEDGMAIYDANELVEGKECDGTLQMLLGRKDVAHVNVHTARAGCMLCRIERV; encoded by the coding sequence ATGCATCAATTCCGCTGCATTCCGCTCGACACCGGCTTCGCCGAAAAAACCCGGAAATCGGCCATCGACGATTTCGGCTATCCGATCACCCGGCGTGTCGAGGCCGGCAAGACCTATCCGTGCCGGCATTGCCTGACGGAAGCCCCGGCCGACAACGGCATGCTGCTGCTGTCATATCAGGTTCCAAAACCCCGGAGCGTCTACGGCCACCCGACCGCAATTTTCATGTGCGGCACGGAATGCAGCCAGTTTACCGCCGAAAACACGATCCCCGACATCGTGCGCAATCGCCTGGTCGTGCTGCGCTCCTATGACGAGGACGGCATGGCGATCTACGACGCCAACGAACTGGTCGAAGGCAAGGAGTGCGACGGCACGCTGCAGATGCTGCTCGGCCGCAAGGATGTCGCACATGTCAATGTCCATACCGCCAGGGCCGGCTGCATGCTCTGCCGCATCGAGCGGGTCTGA
- the rpoH gene encoding RNA polymerase sigma factor RpoH, giving the protein MAYAASLPILSAEAGLSRYLDEIRKFPMLQPQEEYMLAKSWREHGDSKAAHRLVTSHLRLVAKIAMGYRGYGLPIGEVVSEGNVGLMQAVKRFEPDKGFRLATYAMWWIKASIQEYILRSWSLVKMGTTANQKKLFFNLRKAKSSISALEDGDLRPDQVKIIATKLGVEEQDVIDMNRRLGGDASLNAPLREDGDGEWQDWLADDSDSQENVLAESEEADNRRSALMKALTVLNERERIIFEERRLKDDPITLEELAERFGVSRERVRQIEVRAFEKVQDAVVKSMRALEGAPSALAAP; this is encoded by the coding sequence ATGGCTTATGCTGCTTCTCTTCCAATCCTCTCCGCGGAAGCGGGTCTGTCGCGTTATCTCGACGAGATCCGCAAGTTTCCGATGTTGCAGCCGCAAGAGGAATACATGCTCGCCAAGAGCTGGCGCGAACACGGCGACAGCAAGGCGGCGCACAGGCTCGTCACCTCCCACCTTCGTCTCGTCGCCAAGATCGCGATGGGCTATCGCGGCTACGGCCTGCCGATCGGTGAGGTCGTGTCCGAGGGCAATGTCGGTCTCATGCAGGCGGTGAAGCGGTTCGAGCCCGACAAGGGCTTCCGTCTCGCCACCTACGCCATGTGGTGGATAAAGGCCTCGATTCAAGAGTATATCCTGCGCTCGTGGTCGCTCGTGAAAATGGGCACGACCGCGAACCAGAAGAAGCTGTTCTTCAACCTGCGCAAGGCGAAGAGCTCGATCTCGGCTCTGGAAGACGGCGACCTTCGCCCCGACCAGGTCAAGATCATCGCCACCAAGCTGGGTGTCGAGGAGCAGGACGTCATCGACATGAACCGCCGGCTCGGCGGTGACGCCTCGCTCAACGCGCCGCTGCGCGAGGACGGCGACGGCGAGTGGCAGGACTGGCTGGCCGACGACAGCGACAGCCAGGAAAACGTGCTGGCCGAGTCCGAGGAGGCCGACAACCGGCGCTCCGCGCTGATGAAGGCGCTGACCGTGCTCAACGAGCGCGAGCGCATCATCTTCGAGGAACGCCGCCTGAAGGACGATCCGATCACCCTGGAAGAGCTGGCCGAACGTTTCGGCGTGTCGCGCGAGCGCGTCCGCCAGATCGAGGTGCGCGCCTTCGAGAAGGTGCAGGATGCGGTGGTGAAGTCGATGCGGGCGCTGGAAGGCGCGCCGTCGGCGCTCGCCGCTCCTTGA
- a CDS encoding RluA family pseudouridine synthase, whose amino-acid sequence MQDFVVGADEARERIDRLLARHVPSLSRSRLKALIEAGHVTLSGRTMTDAGQRVNQGDQVRLAVPEPEDPTPLGEAIPLTVVFEDDELIVIDKPAGLVVHPAAGHWTGTLVNALIAHCGASLSGIGGIRRPGIVHRLDKDTTGLMVVAKTDRAHVALSRQFADHGRSGPLERAYVALVWGRPKPDHFTVDEPLDRDPRNRERIAVRKGGREAITHVGVETAFLDGLVAEVSCRLETGRTHQIRVHMAHRGHPLLGDETYAKGFKTKTSKLPDAARLALEALGRQALHAAVLGFEHPTTGKVLHFESLLPADMQHLVDALGAPV is encoded by the coding sequence ATGCAGGATTTCGTGGTGGGGGCGGACGAGGCGCGCGAGCGGATCGACCGGCTTCTGGCGCGCCACGTACCTTCGCTGAGCCGGTCGCGCCTGAAGGCGCTGATCGAGGCGGGACACGTCACGCTGAGCGGCCGGACCATGACGGATGCCGGCCAAAGGGTCAATCAAGGCGACCAGGTGCGGCTCGCCGTGCCGGAACCGGAGGACCCGACGCCGCTGGGCGAAGCGATCCCGCTCACCGTCGTCTTCGAGGACGATGAGCTGATCGTCATCGACAAGCCCGCGGGCCTGGTGGTGCATCCCGCCGCCGGCCATTGGACCGGCACCCTGGTCAATGCGCTGATCGCCCATTGCGGCGCCAGCCTGTCCGGCATTGGCGGCATCCGGCGGCCGGGCATCGTCCATCGCCTGGACAAGGACACCACCGGCCTGATGGTCGTCGCCAAGACCGATCGGGCGCATGTGGCCTTGAGCCGCCAATTCGCCGACCACGGCCGCTCCGGCCCGCTGGAGCGCGCCTATGTGGCGCTGGTCTGGGGCCGGCCGAAGCCCGACCACTTCACCGTCGACGAGCCGCTCGACCGCGATCCGCGCAATCGCGAACGGATCGCGGTGCGCAAGGGTGGCCGCGAGGCGATCACCCATGTCGGCGTCGAGACCGCCTTCCTCGACGGGCTGGTGGCCGAGGTGTCCTGTCGCCTGGAGACCGGACGCACCCATCAGATCCGCGTCCACATGGCCCATCGCGGCCATCCCCTCCTCGGCGACGAGACCTATGCCAAGGGTTTCAAGACCAAGACGAGCAAATTACCGGATGCCGCCCGCCTGGCGCTCGAGGCGCTCGGACGCCAGGCCCTGCACGCCGCGGTCCTCGGCTTCGAACACCCGACGACCGGCAAGGTCTTGCATTTCGAGAGCCTCCTGCCGGCCGACATGCAGCACCTGGTCGACGCGCTCGGCGCTCCCGTGTAA